The following proteins are co-located in the Tepidamorphus gemmatus genome:
- a CDS encoding RlmE family RNA methyltransferase, producing MTRSGGSGRTGRIKVRVRTARRRSTSSTRWLERQLNDPYVEKARAEGYRSRAAYKLIELDDRFHLLKPGARVVDLGAAPGGWSQVVAARVGSPGGKGRVVAIDILEMAAIPGVEVLHLDFLDAAAPERLTAALGGPADVVLSDMAPATTGHRQTDHMRIMALCEAALEFARQVLVPGGAFLAKVLRGGTEGALLADMKRDFAAVRHVKPPASRADSAELYVLATGFRGKGIRPVAGPAVADDD from the coding sequence GTGACCCGGAGCGGTGGTTCGGGGCGGACCGGACGCATCAAGGTCCGTGTCAGGACGGCCAGGCGTCGCTCGACCTCCTCGACGCGCTGGCTCGAGCGGCAGCTGAACGATCCCTATGTGGAGAAGGCTCGTGCCGAGGGCTACCGGTCGCGCGCCGCCTACAAGCTGATCGAGCTGGACGACCGCTTCCATTTGCTGAAGCCCGGCGCGCGCGTCGTCGATCTCGGCGCGGCACCCGGCGGCTGGTCCCAGGTCGTGGCTGCCCGGGTCGGATCGCCCGGCGGCAAGGGCAGAGTGGTGGCGATCGACATCCTCGAGATGGCTGCCATTCCCGGCGTCGAGGTGCTGCACCTCGACTTCCTGGACGCTGCGGCGCCGGAACGGCTGACGGCAGCGCTCGGCGGCCCGGCGGACGTGGTGCTGTCCGACATGGCGCCGGCCACCACCGGCCACCGCCAGACCGACCACATGCGTATCATGGCTCTGTGCGAGGCCGCGCTCGAATTTGCCCGCCAGGTGCTGGTGCCCGGCGGCGCATTTCTCGCGAAGGTCCTGCGCGGCGGCACCGAAGGCGCCCTGCTCGCCGACATGAAGCGCGACTTCGCTGCCGTCCGCCACGTCAAGCCCCCGGCGAGCCGGGCCGATTCCGCCGAGCTCTATGTGCTGGCGACGGGATTCCGGGGAAAGGGAATCCGGCCCGTCGCCGGACCTGCCGTTGCAGATGACGATTGA
- a CDS encoding DHA2 family efflux MFS transporter permease subunit, with the protein MQPRTLVLLVVACALFMENLDSTVLSTALPAIAADFGEDPIRLKLALTSYLISLAIFIPASGWLADRFGTRLVFRLAILVFTLGSIACGLSQSVPEIVVARVVQGMGGAMMVPVGRLVVMRTIPKAELIGAMAWLTVPALTGPVLGPPLGGFITTYFHWRWIFWVNVPIGALGLIFATLYIPDVRGAMRVRFDLTGFLMSGLGLALVVTGATNLGLAVLPGPVILAMLGIGGLLLAGYWVHARNHPAPILDLGLFSIPTFRAGVLGGALFRIGVGATPFLIPLMLQLLYGLTPFASGMTTFVAAIGAIAMKFAAPPVLRRLGFRTILTVNGLICALFIGLPALFDLSTPVAMFTLVLLIGGFFRSLQFTGSNSLAIADIEPDRMSKATSMTSVVQQLSISVGISVAAMTLEFSRLARGGGALAVADFSAAFIVVGLATAASVLIFVTLPKDAGQEVSGHRRKLPADPVTTARER; encoded by the coding sequence ATGCAGCCTCGCACCCTCGTCCTGCTCGTCGTCGCCTGTGCGCTGTTCATGGAGAATCTCGATTCGACGGTTCTCTCGACGGCGCTTCCGGCGATCGCGGCAGATTTCGGCGAGGATCCGATCCGCCTGAAGCTGGCGCTGACCTCGTATCTGATCAGCCTCGCCATCTTCATCCCGGCCAGTGGCTGGCTCGCCGACCGTTTCGGCACACGCCTCGTGTTCCGGCTGGCGATCCTGGTGTTCACGCTCGGCTCGATCGCCTGCGGCCTGTCGCAGTCGGTTCCCGAGATCGTGGTCGCCCGTGTCGTTCAGGGCATGGGCGGCGCGATGATGGTGCCGGTGGGCCGGCTGGTGGTGATGCGGACGATACCGAAGGCCGAGCTTATCGGGGCCATGGCCTGGCTGACGGTTCCCGCGCTGACCGGGCCGGTACTCGGACCGCCGCTCGGCGGCTTCATCACAACCTATTTCCATTGGCGCTGGATCTTCTGGGTGAACGTCCCGATCGGCGCGCTGGGGCTGATCTTCGCGACCCTTTACATTCCCGACGTGCGTGGCGCGATGCGGGTCCGGTTCGATCTGACCGGGTTCCTGATGTCGGGACTGGGACTTGCGCTCGTCGTCACCGGCGCAACCAATCTCGGCCTCGCAGTGCTGCCGGGGCCGGTCATCCTGGCAATGCTCGGCATCGGCGGGCTGTTGCTCGCCGGCTATTGGGTCCACGCCCGGAATCACCCCGCGCCGATCCTCGATCTCGGCCTGTTCTCGATCCCGACCTTCCGCGCCGGCGTGCTGGGCGGCGCCCTGTTCCGCATCGGGGTCGGGGCGACGCCGTTCCTGATACCGCTGATGCTGCAGTTGCTCTACGGACTGACGCCGTTCGCCTCGGGCATGACCACATTCGTCGCGGCGATCGGGGCGATCGCGATGAAGTTCGCTGCGCCTCCGGTGCTCCGGCGCCTCGGCTTCCGCACCATCCTCACCGTCAACGGGCTGATCTGTGCGCTGTTCATCGGACTGCCGGCGCTGTTCGACCTGTCGACGCCGGTGGCGATGTTCACGCTCGTTCTCCTGATCGGTGGCTTCTTCCGCTCGCTGCAGTTCACCGGATCGAACAGCCTGGCCATCGCCGACATCGAACCGGACCGCATGAGCAAGGCGACCTCGATGACCAGCGTCGTGCAGCAGCTGTCCATCTCGGTCGGCATCTCGGTGGCGGCGATGACGCTGGAATTCAGCCGGCTGGCGCGCGGCGGAGGCGCGCTCGCCGTCGCCGACTTCTCCGCCGCCTTCATCGTCGTCGGCCTGGCGACCGCCGCCTCAGTCCTGATCTTCGTTACCCTGCCGAAGGATGCGGGTCAGGAGGTCAGCGGCCACCGTCGCAAGCTGCCCGCCGATCCGGTGACGACAGCACGCGAGCGGTGA